The DNA region TAAATTATCCTCTTGTGCAAAAAAGAAACAACTTTTCCTTATGGCAATCACGGCCATCGATCGGGCCAAGTGCAAGTTCGAGATGAACTGTGTACGTGCTCCCTTCTTTCCCCCATATCGTCGTCTGCGCTGGACCACTCCAATAGCTCTTCTTCAATGACTAACAAGTATGGTAGATTTTGTATACATATTTCCATTTCTTTATAATTTATTTCGCTTCAACCAtttcactgctgctgctgtgccCGTTTGCCAACATTTCGATTTCACATGACCTATTTTTCCGGTGTGCGGCTTGGTGCACGCGCGGAAACGACGACCCAACAACAGACAGCAGCCCCTCAGGGTCTGTTCGCTCGACGTTCGACGACCTCCTGACCATCATCGTCGAACCAACGAACAGCGGCAATAATGCCAGAGGTGGTGGAGGAGGGTTTCAGACCACGTTGAGCAGGTAAAACTTTTTGCCTTCTTGAAAATTCAACGAGCAACATTTCGTCTTCAGGGGGAAGTTGCGAATTTGTAGCCTCGAGTCGAGGAGGAATTGAGAAATTAAACGTTGGCTGATTTTATCACTAAAAGCTAGCAATTAACGTTTGGACTCGAGTCTAGGAGACAAGATTTGTCCAGGGCACCCATTAGGTCATCCTGTGGAATCCAGGCTAACGGGGACACCGCGAGGGTGATGGTCcaaaaaaggttgagaaacaccAAAGTAATCGAGCTGCTGCAGCGGATTGGCAATTAGCGCGAAAATGAACGTAATTAATTAGTGGCGGTTTCCGGAGCGTCAGAAACCTGTTTCAGATACACTGGCAAAATCAGAGGTATAACAGaaattagtatttaaaaaacgtATACTTTattcttaatattttattaaattcgtCCAATATTTAAAATGAAGTAATATTACATTCAAGTATGTCGCATCATTTGCAAGTAGTTCATCAGCCACAGTCAAGTCAGTGGTCACTTCCAGCTAGACTGGTTTGTCAAGCAGCACTTGTGCACATTCTTCGCCATCAAGCTGTCTTGCCGTAATCGCGGTCTTTTCATTTTAAGGAGCATGAAATGTCTTTCGTTTCTTTCCTTAATACCAATATTTCAAGAATCTTAAAGTAATACCTTGTGGCAAGAGATCAAACCATCGAAGTCATGCGCACACATGATTCACTTCAATGACCTGAAAAATGTGAATGAACTTGGCCTTTCCAAACACACAAGCAAACCACTAACCACTTTGTCCAACTTAAACAAGATAATCCCACAAACAGCTTTGACGAAACAGGTGAGGAAATGCAAAAATCCATCCAAAACGACAGAGTTTTGGGGGGCCAACCTTCGCCAAGTTGTTGCTCCGTCGTCGCACCGGAACCAATTGCCCGAGGGGAATAACTGTATTTGGCAAGTGATCGTGATCGCGGTTCAATACACGCCGCTGAATAACTGGTGAGGAGTAGTCTCAAGGCAAACACCCGCGCGCGCGAGCACTGCACCGTCAACgatttcgactttgtttatttatttacacACATACTGGAGAATGATGATAATATTTACGTGCCGGGGCAGCGACGAAGCTATAAAAgtttacttttttgaacttgAGACGCCACCTCCGGAGGGCAAGGTTTGTTTTCTGTTGGATTGTAGACCAAACTCTGGGGCGGTCCGTTAGTTTACCGATGCAGTCTCATAGTTCTATGAATGTGAAGCTCTCCATCAGAATCGAAACATGTTTACACCATACCAAGCCAACGGAATACTTCATAGCTTTAAGTATATCTTTAATATACATAGATCTCAGGACCTCGTCCAGCAGCAAGTGtgccaattttgccaaagaGGGCAAATAATCCACTAATGGCCTTTTTGCTTGATGCCTCTTGGCAAAGAGTGCGCGCTTATTGTTTGAGTGGCTTCCCCGCCAATATTCATCAGCCCCACGCGCTTCGAACACTGCTAGAGCACAGCAAAATAATCGAAATTGACACGCTCGTTAATGATGATGCTTGCGATAATAAGCAGTAGCAGAAGAAGCATCAGAGTCGTGCCAATTGTGGTTAGAACCGATAATTTGACGATGACCCAATATTAGACGCAAAAACTACGATGAAACTCACGGCAGTGAGTTGACCTATTTTGCTAGTTTTTGggaaatcaaataaaagtgTTTTAGACTTGTTTTCAGCTTCAATTGATAAATAGGCCTCGTACTTAGATGTATACATATAAATGTGGTTCAAACTTGACTTTTCGCCTTCTAACCTTCTATTAAAGggattatgccaaatggggtgtaccccattatttcttatttttacgaatgtaaatgtattgttttttttaccttttttatattattataaGAGATTATCATTTGTTACGAAAAATTAGGTATCTCTATATTTTTTCCCCAATAGTAAAttgtttcctttttgaataattcacaataaagcattttaatgaaggttcgatatttttattaaaaatttagtttaaagaaAGAAATATCTGTCGTTAGCTTTACATTTTTCCTCTTTCAATATAATgagcaattatattttttatgaaaatttcctttttttatataaatttcaaCCTCTTCAAACCTTTGACAATGGAGATAATTTTGCTTTCTTTATATTTGGAATTaagttttttatgcaattttcttcgcttttttatattcaacttgAAAAAGGGAAATTCTCTATAGATGTTCTCTTTAAGCATTTCAATAacttctgcaatttttttctctgttggtttATTTTTTCGCAATAACATTGTTTATGCAagtttccttcttttatttattcaaaactaaTCTGAAAGACGGGACAATTGTAGAAAACTGTgctaattaaattgattttttgaatagctgtaggtgaaaaacatacaaaataatGCGAttgtcaaatatttgaaaagtggcaaaatgttaatttttaaagagactttgattgatttttatataaaagaagggaaTATTTTATAAACCAACTCAATTTtctaatattcatttttttttagagattttcccttcttaAAGTTGAAATTagaataaaagaagggaaaatttcataacaactcatttgtcaaatatttaaagaaagaaaaaatgtacatccattaggttgaatattaaagaagagaaaattgcataaacattaaaaattgcaaaatattgaaaaaaaacaaactacacAGCCTTTGGATGATTTTACTttctttaagtttaaaaataaaagaagagaaaattgctttaaaaacttATTGCATTTCTTTAAAGAAGAGCATACATTCTATaggttgaattaaaaaaaaggaggGTAAGGGAAAATAGTATaaaatttttattgcaaaatatttaatgacTGAGAAAACTTACATCACTTTGttaggttgaatttaaaataaaagaaggaaaaatttaatacaaaaaaatagcagcaaagtatttcaaaaggataaaaatatatatttttaaatacattttttaattttaaagcctttttaagaaatattcaaaaaagggaaaaattacatctattgggagaaaatgacaaagatacatgatttcttgaaaaaaaaatatctttttaagtaaaattatctGTTTAGGAAAAAAAGCTATACATTattattctttacaaaaaataaatactttataaaaaaaataaaaaaaagcctgtaataattatgccaaacggtttttgaacgagttatgccaaacgtccattatgccaaatgtccattatgccaaacgtccctgatgtcttggaccaattatgccaaacgtccattatgccaaacgtccttcttgaaaacccattatgccaaatgtccattatgccaaatggggtacaccttAAAAACCCGCAacatttgagccatagagaagtatggtcaaaaattctgtagccgagttataattttttgaaaaaaagtgatttttggaaaaaaaaaacgaaatttcatacaacatttttttgacctaatttggttatgtaaaattgaattttcaaccgCAGAAtaccccgttttcaagatatagtcaccgaaagtttggttttgtagtttttcgatttttaaaaatagtgaccataagtgaccatttctattttttaagttaaaaaaatgctaaaaaaaaattggttgccTATGTACAtcgaaccttttgaaaaagtaagcgagaattgcCTCTTAACCAAACAACCCTCAATTTTATAATGTTGATATCttagcaacttatggtccgatttttcaacgttaaaaaatgaaacattcgtaaattttttcgatcttttaaacattagagcaattccaatttttctggtactttttgtgtatatggagccaattgtactcgaaaatgacatttgagaagggcgtatgttatttagatatttttgtattctgtaatttaaaaatgactgtatctcgaaggcgttgcaccgtaccaaaaagtggtcaaagacaaacttgtaggaaattggacgggctttctgaaaaaaaaaatacactgaaagaaaaatacacgccaattctatgagatttttcaatttttaggtttaaaagttatattttaaggtgatgtcacgattttttagcgttcaaattttttgaggaaatagcctaaaatattataaaaagactcacgaaagatgcaggatggtatgtctctcctaaaaaaatacaaaaatcatttactgaatcTGTTTTttgaaagtggtctaaacgtcaacattttcaaaaactgatagtgggaatcgattctccagacaatttaacataaaagtcttcatattgagtCCAATCCTTgcaaagatacagcggttttaaaaataaaaatgttcaaaaaagagcttttttggtggttttttgcattttctatatgacagacttgatttttcagttttgaaaatatttttgccggGAAGCTCGTCCAacttcccataagtttgcctttgactatgtctacaaagtttcattgaaatcggagagggtcaggtacaaaagtaccagaaaaattcctgatttgagctggaattgctcattattaaaaaaaggcTTTACAAAAGggtgttatattgaatgtttggcccatttaaaatgttaatcattactcaaaaaaaaaaaaaatcaaataaaatccatttccgagaattgctcatttttggttacCGTGGAGAATCTCCCTTGTCCCATTAAAAAGTGGTGCATCAATAATTTCcatcttccaaatccctttccatGTCCCTGGTGGAGACTGGACCGGCCGGCAATGGATCATTCATAATGGTGTTGTTTGTCCTGGTAGGGTAACAAATCCTAAGCATATCCGGGACTGGATGGCCTTCACACATACAAGATGAAATGACGAATCTCGATGTTGATAGGATCTATTGAAACAGTAAGCtaggaataattttcaaaaaaaaaaatcaaaactaaggTTTGCTGGTCCTAGTTTGATCACTTCAACAATACAATTTACATAAGATTGCACGATTTCCCTTCTTAGACCACAATTTGGACTTTCTTCgtttttgtataatttaattCCATTTAGTTATTGATGTAGCAAGTAATGTTcttaaaatgattaaatattTAACAGAAGTTAGTCCTTCCACTGGAACAAGTTGAATAAATGCGAATCCGTTACCCATCAAGAGTCGCTGTGACGGGACGACCTCAACAAGTGTACTCCAGTTTCAACCCGACGCGTGTGTGTCGACTAACCACGAAAGGTGTGATAAATTGCATCGTTGCATGTGACGACTACTTACTTGCTACTTgaggtcgacgacgacgacgttgatAAGCAGAGCAAACAGAGCAAAGATCTGCTCTGAAGACGCACACACACGCTGTATATTTGCTCGCCAACCACAAACAAGTCAGAAGTGcccctttttttgtttgtcagtcGAAGGGAAAAAGAAGTGACGACTCTTGTGGACTATGTTTCTTGTGTTTACGCAAAGAAAACAAATTCCAACTTAGGGTTAGTTGACTCCAACACCCGGGGTGAGATTGTGTACGATTTATGCAAATACGATGGGACAAAGAAAGTGCGTTCTTGGAAAAACATTGTTATTTGTACGGTAGCTGGAAGAAGCTGTATGCATGTACTCAGCAACTATTAATAACCATGCGTGATGTGATGGTGATTCATTCACAAAGTGTACACAGCTGTTACAGTTTCCATCGTGGTGTGTATGGTAATGATAATTACCTTGGACGTCACCACAGCCAGCAGAGGTCGGTGCTTCTTCAGCACCTGAAAAATCTGACTTTCTCCGACTCACGACACAGGCACACGCAATCCCTGGCGTCACGACCAGCATTTACGCTAAATTGCAGCTATTGGCACCTGCTGCGATGGGATGGGGGATTGCACAATCTGAACCTCACCTGCACCTTCCCAGACGGGTAATTGATGTTGGGATAGGTCAGTCCCGTTGCTTATTTGCAAAACGGGGATGGTTGGTTGGTGCATTCTTTGTCCCAGCTTGTTGTGGTTGTTCAGCAAGATCGTTCTCCTCTTCTGCTGGCGAGTGCAATGTTTTGCCTCTGCAGTTCAAGGTGCAGCTTTGTGTCGAACGCGATCGTTGAGATCGTGCCCAGGGATGGGTTTGGGATTGTAATTTCTGTTGTCTCTTGTACAGCGTTGTGAAGACGTGATAGACCTCACACCGCCGGTGCGCTGGATATAATACCCGTTTTTACTGCAAATGAGCAGTCGGTTGTAAAATTGATTAATGTCGGTATCGTTTGGTCATTATTTTCCTTCGCTGTGCCGTAATTCAGGTaattgtgtgtttgtttttcaaaatgaacTTTTAACGAAATTGAACCTTGAATCGCATTCACTTACCGGAGTAATTAAATCAAAACGGTACCCCCACTTCCGTTATGCATCCGTTCAACGGTTTAACCAGCAAAGCAAAAAACACTACATGTGGAGATTGTCCGCACGATTCGCGCGTTCCCTGTTCAATAATCGAACGGAAGGTCAACCACTTCATGACCGCTCAATTACCCATTCCGTGCGATCGGACCTCACACACACGGAAGGAACCTGCCATCGCTTGGGCTGTGCATTCGGGGTTGAATGAGGCTCGATAATTGGAAGGAAGTGTGTGTATGTTTGCTAAAGTTGATGTGGTGCTATAAATTAATCTCCTCTTTGAgcgaattaatttatttttattgagccAAACGGTAATccgttttttgcttttcttataGAGCAACCGATTTAAAATCACCAGAAATATAAATTTACTTTAAACAAATGGATAAATTTTCACATAAACATTATTCAAACCAgtaatttaactatttttttctgcaaCCTCGATACCGTAAAggaggcctgcccaacgtccggcccgcgggccggttccggcccgtgaagccatttcatccgctCCACGACGgcctttcaaaatagttctatgattGTCCTTAtgactgttcatgaaatattgaataaataagTTGAGTGTCTAAACTTAAAAAAcaagcttgagatcaaattttcacatattagttacaaatatttaattaggaacatttagattttgttttgtattttgacaaaaaaattcttATTCAATGATTTAGattttgctttctttttttaatgattttgtttcaaattcaaacattttttatgtttgaatttaattcttttcatttcctaattgatattttcagaatcaattattaaactgaaaaatggcgcaagaaaataaaattatattttttgtaaaaatgtgaaatatttgaaaaaaaaacttggattgttgtttaaaaattacaGAGAGACactgaattatttatttttttgctgtttatactgtgtttacttcaaaatgaagatttttttttaatttaaatatattttttgtattgaatgagtaatcaaaaaattatgcattttttcagaacaatttttcagtgataaagatttgtttgactatttttttgagtaaattaatcaaactgtgaccattttgaaaaatgtaaaaaaacaaagTCACAAAATAGTCAAGAAATCAGagtgcaaaaatgtattttttcataaatttcaatagcTAATAGAAATTCGaagaatttttaattgaaagctattcaatacatatttttctaaactgttaaaattttgtgtgtACAGAGCGGATCCGTTAATTCGAATTACGCTACTTCGAAAGTTCGCTGATTCGAATGCTCGCTAATTAAAacgtattcgaattaaaaagcactcaaCCGTCAAAACCATTTATcaaactgattttgacgttttaacACCATTGTTTGACGATTTCCGAACACGTGGTTttaagcttttgacagctgtcagtcgttccaattagcgAATTGGGATTCGCTCATTAGAATGCAGTTTCATTCGAATTAGCGAATCTGCTCTGTagttcaaaaaatgttaaaagattTTGTAAAATACATGGCAAAATATGTGAATAAAGGTACACGGTTAGTGAAAATTAACTGTTTTTTAAGTTAATGATATTTGGGTATTTAATTGCAATGGacaaaaacaattataaaacaattttgaataatgtaaaataaaaactaatcaaattaactttttttgtttaaattttctggaatattttttctagaaatcattATTTATGAATCTTATTTGCGCCAACAGTTTATTAGTTTGATTACTTTAAAAGGAACCAAAAAActaatgaaaacaaaattgtccactttttttacttttctcaATCGTTAGTTCCGACCCCTTttctgcttcagaaaaatcaaatcaggcccgcagggccaaaaggttgggcacccctgccgTAAAGTATCAGTTTTTGGAGTATCGTCACTTGTGTGTTatgctccgtggcttaatggttacggcttctgcctcataagcagaaggttcagggatcaaatcccggccggtacctttgaaatttggaatcaggaatttgaactttgaatatgaacaaaaacgaaaaagaaTCAGGTGGGGTTCGatctcacacctctggattggtggtctgggacgctaagcagtcggccatcagaaggtttacactctagtagtgaattgatccgtagtgttgaattatgttatcttctcatattaaatacgcgctgatccctgatttgcctgaggggattggaagtctaaatatagatcgagtttccttcagatgcttgcttctatgtttaggcggggccgaacaatgcccagcgacctcggaattggaccgcaaggagttctgtcattctgaaacgggtcgttggaagcggCGCGAGGGCTATctccacctaatacccgggactgagataagttgtatcagcattcggcatatacaaagcctgatacaaactatactttcccataatatcgctaccggttagcgggtattggattggaccacacacacacacacacacacacatcgtcACTTGTGTGTTATCTTGTGgcacttcagctgatctgtcaaaaacggagtagcagctcactGGCAGTCAATCATGTTCGTGATAAAACTCAAAGCTTTTGAATAGCTCTCCCAAGAGATCTAAAGCAAACTGCAGTTCTAATCATTGTAAGGCATCACATAACTCACAACCAATCTAATGTGTTTTCCTCGACTTGAAGCGAGTGACTTTCGAAAAACCAGAGGCATTGAGAGATTAATGACTCTGGCACTTCCTCATAAAAATTGCAGCGACTACCTCCGGTCAGCTGAACACGGGTGCGCGCAGCTGTGTATAATAAGTATGAGTCATCGCTCGCTCTGGGTTTTCGGTTGGGAACAGCGTCTAGACCGTAAGTCACCTCACTTCACCGGCACTAGCAGCAGCCGTATGTCTAGCCAAGCGTGCTCGTGAACAAGAAACAGGAAATCTGTCAGCTCGATTCAAAGGTACCACGCAAGACACCACTTACGGTTTTGGTTAGTTTTGTAGACATAGTGGATAACAGCGTTTGCGGGAAACGGCACGCAACCACACGCCAAGGTTATCAAATCTTTGGATTCAGAGAAAATTATGCTTAAATTAGGTCTACTCCCCCATTTTCGATCTAAGTTGCAGAATTTCGTTTTAGGAAAATAGGGTCATTTGCACTATATTGAATCAATGCTGCAGCACACAAAACACTAAAGAAAAGGAAGATTTCGCGCACCAAAAAGTGGCCGAAACGAATCGATTCGGTTCCACAGACCGGCCTGGTTCCGTTTCGTACGTGTGTACGGATAAATGACCGAACCGAGCGTACGTGTACGTGAAACAGATTTTCCCTCTCTTTCGAGTTCACACAGCCACACGATACGGTTCATTTCGCATGATATTGGGAACGGATCAATAGGAGTGTGCAAGAGGTACAAACCATATAGGTACAGGTTTCCATTGCAAGTTTAATTTTGAACGGAAGCCGGTTGGTACGAGGACCATTGATTCGTATTGTTTTTTACGTGGACTGGACATATTGAACAACtcaagattttcaaaacatgaagaATATTGTAAAAAAGATTCAAACTACAAGAAAAAATCAGCCAGCAAAAACGCGTGCCTTCCCACCGTGATTGACCTCGTGCTCTAAATAGTTGAAAATGAGGCAGAAACCATCAGCAGTAGTAGATCAGGCAGGCACGTGTGCTTGGTACGGGCTCTTTGCCTCGCAGTGCGTTGTTTTTTTCCTCTTGTTTTCATGTTATAGTTTTATCACCTTTTTGCCATCGCTTTTCCAGGTCAAGCTTCAATTGTGTATCACTTTCAGAGCGCGACCAACGCGGCATCGCGGGTGGCTAATGTTTAATGAGCGAGAAGTGACTTGGTCCCCATTGAAATATGTCTCTTTATTGTATAAGTTCTTCAAAAGTGTCCATTGCTGTAAACTCTCATTTGCCACACCAAGTAAAATCCATCACCTTCGTCCGTTTGAACAATTACGTGCACTTTCCACAATCCGTTTGGGGTGTATTCGCTAAACATTTAAGAATCCAACAGGTGGTTGGTAATTTGAATGGTTCTCGGTTCCATCGGACACTCCCCAACGCGGAGATTATTGGTGACGTAGTCCCTGTAGAACTGTTCATAAGTTTGCCATAAACCTTTGGAAAAGTCACACATTCCCGTTGGCGGAATCTTCATTGGATAGTAATTGAACTGCTGGTTTCCCAACGGACTGTGCCAAAAATCCaactttatctaaaaaaaaagatgcaataACAGGTTACACTTCGCACATCCTCGAATCGATAAACTGTACCTTATAATCATTGTTCAAGGCCTTCTTAATAATCAACTCTCCGTTGAGCGCCGCAGTTGTTCGATTCACCTTTTTGACGCGGCCCAAAAACTCGGCAGTGTCGGTATTGTTGATTTGTTCAAACGATTCGTACATAACCTGAATAGTATGCACCAAATTTGAACAAACGATAAGGATGAGCACAGCTGAGCGCAAAAGGAAAACCTTTTTACAACTAGCAGCCATCACTTAGAGTGAGTGTGAATTGTAACTGGGATGGTTTTTCTACATAGCAAGTCTCGTCAATTGATCTGATATTGGATGTATATTACCGTGAACATGCAACTATCACGAACTAAAGCGGTTTAAACAAGTCGTGTGTTTCAATTGAAGCTGcaaatagtgcgtccatccaggaaattcccgggacaaaattcccgggattttttccaaaaccgggaattcccgaatcccgggattttatatattttgtcccgggaatttccgcaattgaaaaaaaataatcaaatgttGAACTGGATAttcagttttgtttttggaaataaataaacagttgaatacttagaaatcgatgaaaattttgtatttggcttattagagaaaattgttaaaattttagattacaAATCCGTTAAATGAGTAGCGCATTTTTTAttctattgaattttatttatttttaaaagcctTGGTATGTATTATGTTTAagtaaatttatgaatttaacttttataaatatcatatttagctatttttcataaaacaccGGCAACTAAAGCAAATCAGGACTAAAGTAACGAATTAAGAAACAGAACAAAATAATTAGtaaacagattttcaaattaattactCTAAAATCTCCAGTACCTATTCAGGCTGAAGTCCCGATTTCCCCCAATTGGTGGTATAAACTTAAaggtgttttgtaaaatatgttttatttgaaaCATGAGATTCTAAATTTATCAAACATATTACATTgaatggtatcattttatttgttttcgtttcttgtttttttaaaaacagtttcgaagaaatttttaaacttttgtggTCATGTCGCTTCACTCACTcacggattgcagactggatttcgccatgttaagtgatgattgtctaagcccaagttgcataggaattgataattgggaatagaaccaattccacctgaaccagattctcaccaccatgacagCCGCTCCCATCTGCACcacgcaccagggacaaggaaaaggATTAGGAAGACGGGAAGCGTttatgctccacttttttaagggggcaagagaaaatctccacggtgtccGCAAGTAAGTTTCACTTGGAGTTGGGCGGTTTTTGGGAATGGTATAAAGTCAAGGAAGGGGCTAGGAACTAGTCTACTAGTCAAGAAACTTTTAGGCCGTgtctttatgaaaaaaataatcaatgaaACTTACATAATTTTAATCACACTTGAATAAAAAACGTGgttgatttaaaatccaaagcacaacaaagaatcaacatgaataatttttaatgtataagctattgaaaaaaaactgttgtcctCGATTCTACTCAATTATCAGTATTGAGCGAATTCTAATATTTTGagcttaaaaaacaaatataatgcaaacatagattttacgaatgtttcaaaaatttcccgggatcccggaaattcccgggatttaaaaaatatttttcccgtttcccgggaaataaaAAACCCGGGTAATTTGGACGCCCTCCTGTAAAGCAAGTACTGGAAAGATACATCAGAAACTTGTTC from Culex quinquefasciatus strain JHB chromosome 3, VPISU_Cqui_1.0_pri_paternal, whole genome shotgun sequence includes:
- the LOC6052046 gene encoding uncharacterized protein LOC6052046 — protein: MAASCKKVFLLRSAVLILIVCSNLVHTIQVMYESFEQINNTDTAEFLGRVKKVNRTTAALNGELIIKKALNNDYKIKLDFWHSPLGNQQFNYYPMKIPPTGMCDFSKGLWQTYEQFYRDYVTNNLRVGECPMEPRTIQITNHLLDS